The Armatimonadota bacterium genome includes a window with the following:
- the eno gene encoding enolase, with product MTSIEHIHAREILDSRGNPTIEVDVYLEDGTLGRAAVPSGASTGTREAVELRDGDKDRYLGKGVLKAVENVNDKIAPELLDMDVTDQVGIDEMMIELDGTENKSNLGANAILGVSLACAHAAAKSLGIPLYRYIGGTSARTLPVPMMNILNGGKHADNSVDLQEFMAMPVGASSFSEALRWCAEVFHALRGVLKSRGYSTTVGDEGGFAPDLKANEEALEVIVEAIQKAGYTPGEQVAIALDPAASELWKDGKYDFWKSGFQKSPEEMVDFWVQLVEKYPIVSLEDGMAEQDWDGWKLLTDRLGGRIQLVGDDIFVTNTRIFQEGIQKGIGNSILIKVNQIGTLTETLAAIEMAKRARYTAVVSHRSGETEDVTIADIAVATNAGQIKTGAPSRTDRVAKYNQLLRIEEELGDTAVFPGRDAFYNVK from the coding sequence ATGACGAGCATCGAACACATTCACGCGCGGGAGATCCTGGATTCGCGCGGCAATCCCACCATCGAAGTGGACGTTTATCTTGAGGACGGAACCCTGGGGCGCGCCGCCGTTCCCAGTGGAGCCTCAACCGGCACCCGGGAGGCGGTCGAACTGCGCGACGGTGATAAGGACCGCTACCTGGGCAAGGGCGTCCTCAAGGCGGTCGAAAATGTCAACGACAAGATCGCCCCCGAGCTTCTGGATATGGACGTGACCGACCAGGTCGGCATTGACGAGATGATGATTGAACTGGACGGCACGGAGAACAAGTCCAACCTGGGGGCCAACGCGATCCTGGGCGTCTCCCTGGCGTGCGCCCACGCGGCGGCGAAGTCGCTGGGAATACCCCTCTACCGCTACATCGGAGGCACCAGCGCGCGGACCCTGCCGGTCCCGATGATGAACATTCTGAACGGCGGCAAGCACGCGGACAATAGCGTGGACCTTCAGGAGTTCATGGCCATGCCCGTGGGAGCGTCCAGCTTCTCCGAAGCGCTGCGCTGGTGCGCGGAGGTGTTCCACGCGCTCCGAGGAGTTCTGAAGAGCCGGGGCTACAGCACCACCGTCGGCGATGAGGGTGGCTTCGCCCCTGACCTGAAGGCCAACGAGGAGGCGCTGGAGGTCATCGTCGAGGCCATTCAGAAGGCCGGTTACACGCCGGGCGAGCAGGTGGCCATCGCTCTGGATCCGGCTGCCTCGGAGCTGTGGAAGGACGGTAAATACGATTTCTGGAAGTCCGGCTTCCAGAAATCGCCGGAAGAGATGGTGGACTTCTGGGTCCAGCTTGTTGAGAAGTATCCCATCGTCAGCCTGGAGGACGGCATGGCCGAGCAGGACTGGGACGGCTGGAAGCTTCTGACGGATCGCCTGGGCGGCCGCATCCAGCTTGTGGGTGATGATATCTTCGTCACCAACACCCGCATCTTCCAGGAAGGCATCCAGAAGGGCATCGGCAATTCCATCCTCATCAAGGTGAACCAGATCGGAACCCTGACGGAGACGCTGGCGGCGATCGAGATGGCCAAGCGGGCGCGCTACACCGCCGTGGTCAGCCACCGCTCCGGCGAGACCGAGGACGTCACCATTGCGGACATTGCCGTGGCGACCAATGCGGGGCAGATCAAGACCGGTGCCCCGTCCCGCACGGATCGCGTGGCCAAGTACAATCAGCTCCTGCGCATCGAGGAGGAGCTGGGAGACACGGCGGTCTTCCCTGGACGGGACGCCTTCTACAACGTCAAGTAA
- a CDS encoding pyruvate kinase encodes MVRNPFRDRRKQCTGSKRVRRTRIVCTLGPASNSRSEIMRLARAGMDVARLNFSHGTPEDHATVADRVRSVAASLGRPVALLQDLPGPKIRIGRVVEGGVRLRRGSLVRFVEEDVEGDGDVFSLPHPCVLAALRPGSEMWLADGLIHMRVVETGEGWVRAKVLSEGVLSGHKGVNLPDVDIAVPGALERDLELFRCGLEMGVDWVAVSFVGGPEDAEPFRQAAREAGREHVRLLAKVERRQALARIGAIIAAFDGVLVARGDLGIETPIRDVPAVQKRLVNLCNEAGKPVVVATQMLMSMVASPRPTRAEATDVANAILDGADAVMLSEETAVGRYPARCVSTMASIASSAEDFCRRSQMREERSLSRPPDPTEVIAFGAARMAGHLGARAIITCTSTGATARAVSKHRPDVPILAAVTSEWVAAQLCLSWGVRPYMVPPAGNTDEMIFNAVNCAMAAGMVKWGDPVVIVAGVPAGVPGNTCLVKYHRVGDTVWM; translated from the coding sequence TTGGTGAGGAACCCCTTCAGGGATCGACGGAAGCAATGCACAGGGAGTAAGCGGGTGAGACGCACAAGAATCGTCTGCACGCTGGGGCCGGCAAGCAACAGCCGGTCCGAGATTATGCGGCTGGCGCGGGCGGGCATGGATGTCGCCCGGCTGAACTTCTCGCACGGGACCCCGGAAGACCACGCAACTGTCGCGGACCGGGTCCGCTCCGTTGCTGCTTCCCTGGGTCGGCCTGTTGCGCTGTTGCAGGATCTGCCCGGACCCAAGATCCGCATCGGCAGGGTGGTGGAGGGAGGGGTGCGGCTCCGGCGTGGCAGCCTGGTGCGCTTCGTGGAGGAGGATGTCGAGGGAGACGGGGATGTGTTCAGCCTTCCGCATCCCTGCGTGCTGGCGGCGCTTCGCCCCGGCTCGGAGATGTGGTTGGCGGACGGTCTCATCCATATGCGCGTGGTGGAGACAGGCGAAGGATGGGTCCGGGCGAAAGTCTTGAGCGAGGGAGTGCTGAGCGGCCACAAGGGTGTCAATCTGCCGGATGTGGACATTGCCGTCCCCGGAGCGCTGGAGCGCGATCTGGAGCTCTTCCGGTGCGGGCTGGAGATGGGCGTGGACTGGGTGGCGGTCTCTTTTGTGGGTGGACCGGAGGATGCGGAGCCGTTCCGGCAGGCGGCGCGTGAGGCGGGGCGCGAGCATGTCCGGCTGCTGGCCAAGGTGGAGCGCCGCCAGGCGCTCGCGCGCATCGGAGCTATCATAGCGGCTTTCGACGGAGTGCTGGTCGCCCGAGGAGATCTGGGCATCGAAACGCCCATCCGTGACGTGCCCGCGGTCCAGAAGCGTCTGGTGAACCTGTGCAACGAGGCCGGAAAGCCTGTCGTTGTGGCCACGCAGATGCTGATGAGTATGGTCGCGAGCCCCCGGCCCACTCGGGCCGAGGCTACGGATGTTGCTAATGCCATCCTCGACGGCGCGGACGCCGTAATGCTTTCTGAAGAGACAGCCGTCGGACGATATCCCGCAAGGTGCGTCAGCACGATGGCGTCCATCGCGTCTTCCGCCGAGGATTTCTGCCGCAGGTCCCAAATGCGGGAGGAGAGGAGCCTGTCGCGGCCGCCCGATCCCACAGAGGTCATCGCCTTCGGCGCGGCCCGGATGGCCGGGCATCTCGGGGCCAGGGCCATCATCACATGCACCAGCACCGGAGCCACGGCCCGGGCGGTCAGCAAGCACCGTCCAGATGTTCCCATCCTCGCGGCCGTCACGTCGGAGTGGGTGGCGGCTCAGTTATGCCTGTCCTGGGGGGTGAGACCATATATGGTGCCCCCGGCCGGAAACACGGATGAGATGATTTTCAACGCAGTGAACTGCGCGATGGCCGCCGGGATGGTAAAATGGGGAGACCCCGTGGTGATCGTGGCGGGCGTGCCGGCAGGCGTGCCGGGGAACACGTGTCTGGTGAAGTATCACCGCGTGGGAGATACCGTCTGGATGTGA